A window of the Hyphomicrobiales bacterium 4NK60-0047b genome harbors these coding sequences:
- the bioA gene encoding adenosylmethionine--8-amino-7-oxononanoate transaminase, with amino-acid sequence MTDLISRDKEYIWHPFTQHKTECEPIALSHAKDASLFDVDGNEIIDLISSWWTITHGHSHPAINDAMMAQANKMSHVMFSGFTHEPAVQIAESLSHHLGGNLSKIFFSDNGSTSVEVALKVAYQYWQNKGEAQRTNFIAFDGAYHGDTFGAMAVGKGSGFFTSFDELLCQVHTVPYGETWLGDNEVQTREDTAITALQKTIDQHGDTIAAIIMEPLFQGAGGMKFCRPEFVKRVVETARAAGILVIFDEIATGFGRTGSLFAHQQCDVKPDMICLSKGLTAGTLPLSVTVIDAHIFDAFLGDDFSKALAHGHSFTGNPLACSIANRSLALFEEEQTLERIKAIEASHQEFAQELLSHRKVKHVRVCGSLLAFDIDEGDKGTEGSYKSETSLKLRDFFLAEGLNIRPLGPVVYLMPPYSITNEQLKQGYEGLLKGLELV; translated from the coding sequence ATGACTGATTTAATCTCTCGCGATAAAGAATATATTTGGCATCCCTTTACTCAGCATAAAACTGAGTGTGAGCCCATTGCCCTTTCTCATGCAAAAGATGCCTCGCTTTTTGATGTTGATGGCAATGAAATTATCGACCTGATCTCTTCCTGGTGGACCATCACCCATGGTCACTCACATCCGGCTATTAATGACGCAATGATGGCTCAGGCCAATAAAATGTCTCATGTGATGTTTTCAGGCTTTACCCATGAACCGGCGGTTCAAATCGCTGAAAGTCTGAGCCATCATCTTGGCGGCAATCTCTCAAAAATCTTCTTTTCTGACAATGGTTCGACCTCTGTTGAGGTTGCACTCAAAGTTGCTTACCAATATTGGCAGAACAAAGGTGAGGCACAGCGAACGAACTTTATTGCGTTTGATGGCGCTTATCATGGTGATACGTTTGGCGCCATGGCTGTTGGTAAGGGCTCTGGTTTTTTTACTTCATTCGATGAGTTGCTTTGCCAGGTTCATACTGTGCCTTATGGGGAAACATGGCTTGGTGACAATGAAGTGCAAACCCGTGAAGATACAGCGATAACGGCTTTGCAGAAAACGATTGACCAGCACGGTGACACCATAGCTGCGATTATCATGGAGCCTTTATTTCAAGGTGCTGGCGGTATGAAATTTTGCCGCCCGGAATTTGTGAAACGGGTTGTTGAGACTGCGCGTGCTGCAGGCATTTTGGTGATCTTTGATGAAATAGCGACTGGCTTTGGACGGACGGGAAGTTTATTTGCCCATCAGCAATGTGATGTGAAGCCTGATATGATTTGTCTCTCTAAGGGATTAACGGCTGGTACTTTGCCGCTTTCTGTCACTGTGATTGATGCTCATATTTTTGATGCGTTTTTAGGAGATGACTTTTCTAAAGCTTTAGCTCATGGGCATTCTTTTACTGGCAACCCACTTGCTTGCTCGATTGCTAACAGGTCTCTAGCTCTTTTTGAAGAAGAGCAAACTTTAGAGCGCATAAAGGCGATTGAAGCCAGTCACCAGGAGTTTGCACAAGAATTACTCTCTCATCGAAAAGTGAAACATGTTCGTGTTTGCGGCTCTCTTCTTGCGTTTGACATTGATGAAGGTGATAAGGGCACAGAAGGTTCTTATAAATCCGAGACCAGTTTGAAATTACGCGATTTCTTTTTGGCTGAAGGCTTGAACATTCGACCGCTTGGCCCTGTTGTTTATCTCATGCCGCCCTATTCTATAACGAATGAACAATTAAAGCAGGGCTATGAGGGTTTACTTAAAGGGCTTGAACTTGTTTAA
- the bioD gene encoding dethiobiotin synthase, with protein sequence MAEGFFITGTDTDVGKSVASAFVQLHLDGTYWKPIQSGLEDETDTQFVKRLTSFDDDRFLPSRFELNAPLSPHAAAKLDGVKIELSDFSLPSCSRPLIVEGAGGVMVPLNDRSFMIDLMATLKLPTIIVARTALGTINHSLLTISVMRLAGISIAGVILSGEPNEGNKEAIMQYGNVKILAEIPHLSDLSKDSLLSLSPNIPTNDWWPSS encoded by the coding sequence TTGGCTGAAGGATTTTTTATCACTGGCACCGACACTGATGTTGGTAAAAGCGTTGCAAGTGCTTTTGTGCAGTTGCACTTAGATGGCACATATTGGAAACCCATACAGTCCGGTTTGGAAGATGAAACGGATACACAATTTGTCAAACGTTTAACTTCTTTTGATGATGACAGGTTTCTCCCATCTCGATTTGAATTAAACGCCCCTCTCTCTCCTCATGCTGCAGCGAAGCTTGATGGTGTGAAGATTGAGCTTAGTGATTTTTCTCTTCCCAGTTGTTCTCGGCCTCTTATTGTTGAAGGTGCTGGCGGTGTTATGGTTCCGCTTAATGATCGAAGTTTTATGATTGATCTCATGGCTACTTTAAAACTGCCAACAATTATTGTTGCACGAACGGCGCTTGGCACTATAAACCACAGCTTGCTGACAATTTCAGTTATGCGTCTTGCTGGCATTTCTATTGCTGGTGTTATTCTAAGTGGTGAGCCAAACGAAGGTAACAAAGAAGCAATTATGCAATATGGAAATGTTAAAATTTTAGCTGAGATCCCTCACCTTTCTGATTTATCGAAGGACAGTCTTTTGTCTCTTTCTCCTAATATTCCGACTAATGATTGGTGGCCTTCGTCATGA